The segment TCGGCGTCATTATCTACGTCGTCCTCCAGTTCATCGCGTTCTTCTCCGTGCTGATCGGTACGGGGGTCGACATGTTTTACATCAAGCCGGAGCACAGCTTTGGCGCCAGGGTATGCATAACCCTGTGGGGTGGAAAGACTGACTGTCGAAAAGCCAACGTAACCATCTCCTCGGACACACGGTGGAAGTTCTGCCCCATCCGCCGCAACAACTTCCGCATTGGTCAGGCGTTCGCCATCATCTCCATCTTCGTGTACGGCGCGGCGTTCCTCTTCGGCTTCCTTTTGCTGtactgctgcgctggctTCCGCTGGCTCTGCCTGGCGCTGAACATCGTGGGCGCTGTCACCGCTTGCGTTGTCTGGGCGGTCATGGTGGTCACCTACAGACTCCCAGAGCCCAAGTGCCTGGAGCTGAGTGACAACTACAATTTCGGCACCGGCTTCGGTCTCTTCGTGCTTGCCTGGATCCTGGATATCATCGACATTATCTTCCTGATGCTCCCGTGGCAAATCGGAGAGTTCGGTGAGGGTGACGAACCGAAtgggcaggaggaggaggaggtggggtcTAAAAAAGCAACGGAGGAGTAGGAGGGAGAGTGCCGCAGGAAGTGACGGGCAaacgtggcggcagcgcggcagctccacgacgacgccctcgtggaggagccggcggagctgatgccggcgggaAAGACGGAGGGAGCGGAGGCTGCGGACGCTCGCCCCTGACTTTCGCCGGCatctctcccgctctcgctcgctgccctctcgTGCGCGCGACCGCTTGCGGGCGTGTTCGCGGTTTCTCCCTCGCCTGCTTTCGTCTTCTCCTGCGTGTGTCCTTTGTGGAGCtttccgcctcccccttcgctTCTGCCTTTTCGATCTGCACAGCGATCTGCGCGTtgtggtgggcagcgcacCCTTGACGGCGACACGCCCATCGagggccccctccctccccctctgagCCGTCGCCCTCGTTGCCTTCTCCAAatcgcctccccctcacgcacaccgcATGGACTCCTCAAACggagaggtggagggagggggtgtgcgAGGT is part of the Leishmania infantum JPCM5 WGS CACT00000000 data, contig 20, whole genome shotgun sequence genome and harbors:
- a CDS encoding amastin-like protein translates to MACKLGVIIYVVLQFIAFFSVLIGTGVDMFYIKPEHSFGARVCITLWGGKTDCRKANVTISSDTRWKFCPIRRNNFRIGQAFAIISIFVYGAAFLFGFLLLYCCAGFRWLCLALNIVGAVTACVVWAVMVVTYRLPEPKCLELSDNYNFGTGFGLFVLAWILDIIDIIFLMLPWQIGEFGEGDEPNGQEEEEVGSKKATEE